In the genome of Arabidopsis thaliana chromosome 4, partial sequence, the window CTTCTGCAACTGTGTTCCTTCTGATACCCAAAACTTTCCATTTGGGATAGTGGCAGAATTAGTGGAAGAAGTAAGCATGAGCAGGGTCGAGCATGTATTGAACTATCTGAAACGTAGGCAGCTCGAGAATCCTGGTTTCTTATATGCAATTGAGGACGATTGTGGGAATGTTTTCTGGGCGGATCCAACTTGCAGGTTGAATTACACCTACTTTGGTGATACCCTAGTCTTTGACACCACCTATAGGAGGGGTAAGAGGTATCAAGTGCCATTTGCTGCCTTCACCGGGTTCAACCATCATGGGCAGCCTGTTCTTTTTGGTTGTGCTCTCATACTCAACGAGTCTGAGTCCTCCTTTGCGTGGCTTTTCCAAACTTGGCTTCAAGCAATGTCTGCTCCCCCTCCTCCTTCTATTACAGTTGAACCAGATCGCCTGATACAGGTTGCTGTTTCTCGAGTTTTCAGTCAAACCCGCCTTCGTTTCAGCCAGCCCCTCATCTTCGAGGAAACTGAGGAGAAACTTGCTCACGTCTTTCAGGCTCATCCTACCTTTGAATCCGAATTTATAAATTGCGTTACTGAGACAGAAACGGCTGCCGAGTTTGAGGCATCTTGGGACTCTATCGTCAGGAGATATTATATGGAGGATAACGACTGGCTCCAGTCCATTTATAATGCTAGACAACAGTGGGTCCGTGTTTTCATCCGAGACACCTTTTATGGAGAGCTGTCTACAAATGAAGGAAGCAGCATTTTGAACTCATTCTTCCAAGGGTTTGTGGATGCATCAACTACAATGCAAATGCTCATAAAACAGTATGAGAAAGCAATTGATAGTTGGCGTGAGAAAGAACTGAAAGCAGATTACGAAGCAACTAACTCTACTCCAGTTATGAAGACGCCCTCTCCCATGGAAAAGCAAGCTGCTAGCCTCTATACAAGGGCAGCATTCATCAAGTTTCAGGAGGAGTTTGTTGAGACCCTTGCAATTCCTGCAAATATAATTAGTGATTCAGGAACTCACACTACTTATCGTGTCGCTAAGTTCGGAGAAGTTCACAAAGGTCATACTGTCAGTTTTGACTCTCTTGAGGTGAAAGCTAATTGCAGCTGTCAAATGTTTGAGTATTCAGGGATTATATGTAGACACATATTGGCGGTGTTCAGTGCCAAAAATGTTCTTGCTCTTCCATCTCGGTATCTACTGAGGCGATGGACCAAAGAAGCAAAGATTAGAGGCACTGAGGAACAACCTGAGTTTTCAAATGGCTGTCAAGAATCTTTAAATCTCTGCTTCAACAGTCTACGCCAAGAAGCAACCAAGTATGTCGAGGAAGGTGCCAAATCTATTCAGATCTATAAAGTTGCAATGGATGCTTTGGATGAAGCTGCCAAGAAGGTTGCTGCTGCAAGTAACAGAACACCTGGAACTAGGCTTCCCAATGGGGAAGCTTACCCGTCCGAGGAAGCTCGAGAAACAGCAAATGCAACGAATCATCCAGGGGTAAGCGAATACTGGTATTTGATAATTCTTTAACATTGATGTCCTCTGTTCCTTGGGAATAAGTACTTACTTCAATGCCAGGGTGAAAAAGAGAGGACGATACTTGAACTGACAGCTGAGTTGGAGAGGACAGGCCAGCGATGTGAAGTTTATCGAGCAAACCTGCTGTCTATTTTGAGAGATATGGAAGAACAGAAGTTTCAGCTATCCCTCAAGGTACAAAATGCTAGACTAAGCTTGAAAGAGTGAGTGCAATCTGCTGGATACATAACATCACAATTCAACTCACGTACTGTGGTTGGTAACTTGGTATGCAAACATTTATGGGAATCAACTTCATGCTCTTACTCAGTAAGGAAATGATTGGGAGTACAATCTATTACAAAGGCTACCTACTGTAAGAACAGGGAAATCCTGAAAATTGGGTCCCTCTTTCAAAAACCCTATAAGAGATATAGTACATGAGCAATATGTTATAGATGAGAATAGCAGTCGGAATTTGTTGCTTGTTTCACAGATTATCCTTCAAGCTAATTTTGATGTTCTGCACTTTGATGGACACTTGTAACTTTTGGTCTtccatttctttcaaaactgAAAGTAGGTTAGTCCTGTAAGCTTCGCATTTCCTGTTTGCTAATTCCAGCTCGTTTCTGAGCTGATTAATCTTCTTGTCCATTTCGTCCTGCGAAAGTAGAGGAAATACGGTCATGCAATTAGTCAGCAGTAAAAGCACATAGCAAAATTGAGGACCTTGCAGATTGTACGGAACAAAGGCTCACAATGGCAAAATGAAGACCATACTCTTAACATGCATATGTGAATCACGAGCTCATTAGTCAAACGTTAACAGAGCAATCAGCATTATGGTACCGTCAAGGAGACAAAGCAATGATTGTATTGTATGGGGCAAACCCGCACAAACGATACTTCAAACgtatataactattttttagAGCAACAAATTTGATTGCTattatatcaaaaagaaaacaagtatcgaaaagaaaatgatCCTCACCTCGGGCTCAGGTTGCGCCAGCACTTCTTGCTGATGTTTTCCACCAGTTACAGAACTCGCTTTAAAATGCCTGTTCGCCATAGTTCTTCTAACTTCCTTATTCATTGCCAGGGACACAGTCTTGGCAGCTTCTTGCAGAGCAACAACTGCGACATCACAAGTATACAGAGATTTTCCAGCTTCTTGCACAAAATTAGAAGCTTTGTGACGTAAGGTGTTGTATCGGACGGTATGAGACTCCAGGTAATTAGCATACGCATGcaaattataatcatcaaatataACACTGCTTTTGGCATTTCTGGTCCATCTTTTTAGGATGTAGTAAGGTGGAAGTGTAAGGAGATTGGTGACCCGGAAGACTGCCAATATATGTCTGCAAATGATGCCAGAGAACTCAAACATCTGGCAACTGCAATTTGCTCTCATCTCCAAAACGTTGAACTTAACGAAATGAGCCTTGTGAGCCTCTCCATATTTCGCAACCTGGTAGGTAACAAGATCCCCATCATCGTCAGCTTTGGATGCCATGAAAGTCAGGGTTCCAACTAGTTCTTCCTGAAATCTCATA includes:
- the FRS9 gene encoding FAR1-related sequence 9 (FAR1-related sequence 9 (FRS9); FUNCTIONS IN: zinc ion binding; INVOLVED IN: response to red or far red light; LOCATED IN: cellular_component unknown; EXPRESSED IN: 17 plant structures; EXPRESSED DURING: 10 growth stages; CONTAINS InterPro DOMAIN/s: Zinc finger, PMZ-type (InterPro:IPR006564), MULE transposase, conserved domain (InterPro:IPR018289), Zinc finger, SWIM-type (InterPro:IPR007527); BEST Arabidopsis thaliana protein match is: FAR1-related sequence 5 (TAIR:AT4G38180.1); Has 1073 Blast hits to 1051 proteins in 28 species: Archae - 0; Bacteria - 2; Metazoa - 2; Fungi - 2; Plants - 1067; Viruses - 0; Other Eukaryotes - 0 (source: NCBI BLink).); amino-acid sequence: MAIIAVAELVEEVSMSRVEHVLNYLKRRQLENPGFLYAIEDDCGNVFWADPTCRLNYTYFGDTLVFDTTYRRGKRYQVPFAAFTGFNHHGQPVLFGCALILNESESSFAWLFQTWLQAMSAPPPPSITVEPDRLIQVAVSRVFSQTRLRFSQPLIFEETEEKLAHVFQAHPTFESEFINCVTETETAAEFEASWDSIVRRYYMEDNDWLQSIYNARQQWVRVFIRDTFYGELSTNEGSSILNSFFQGFVDASTTMQMLIKQYEKAIDSWREKELKADYEATNSTPVMKTPSPMEKQAASLYTRAAFIKFQEEFVETLAIPANIISDSGTHTTYRVAKFGEVHKGHTVSFDSLEVKANCSCQMFEYSGIICRHILAVFSAKNVLALPSRYLLRRWTKEAKIRGTEEQPEFSNGCQESLNLCFNSLRQEATKYVEEGAKSIQIYKVAMDALDEAAKKVAAASNRTPGTRLPNGEAYPSEEARETANATNHPGGEKERTILELTAELERTGQRCEVYRANLLSILRDMEEQKFQLSLKVQNARLSLKE